A stretch of the Filimonas lacunae genome encodes the following:
- a CDS encoding DUF5689 domain-containing protein, producing MKKLLIYSFLLSALVFMGACKKGNYPGGEVSPYIGLYDVRNLFKGNDLVLSREVMGGSNAITGVVVSDHTEKNLPEGLLIVQDSRRLSKLRGIAIPLGAAANDFTHGDSVVIRVEGAVLKRVDGMLQLTGITTAMIDKVATNVTIPIGMVTSDKILAAPGDYESTLLAVVKESFNPLPQPGDVLEGDKVMNDSYGELILRTSANATFAKEEAPIMAKYYGIVLNTIAADTVSPRFYLRKRTDKMVLSSVIEIPDIVITGFMSDPIGTDSTYEYIQLKATRDVNFAETPFAVVTCNNANASTPTGYPANGWATGGLRSYKINLTSGSVKKNEFFYVGCPYKRINGENSTDISTTAKWINAWNYNSNNGNSFGTKTSNLLANSGNAFGMAVFAGTTVTEASKPIDVIFISTGGSIYSAGPPAKGYRICNNDWYDVINPLSDSGQEQPFYLNGSNTKNLSYNTGNLGIFNILGGVYSTSLGRWKKARSQGSITLTINAQLSEIEAGNTTTIE from the coding sequence ATGAAAAAGCTATTGATATATTCTTTCTTATTATCTGCTCTTGTTTTTATGGGAGCCTGCAAAAAGGGTAATTACCCGGGTGGTGAGGTAAGCCCCTATATTGGGTTATATGATGTTCGCAACCTGTTTAAAGGAAATGATCTTGTTCTTTCCCGCGAGGTAATGGGGGGCAGTAATGCTATTACCGGTGTGGTAGTAAGCGATCATACAGAAAAGAATTTGCCGGAGGGTTTATTGATAGTGCAGGATAGCCGCCGTTTATCCAAACTGCGGGGTATTGCTATTCCACTGGGAGCTGCTGCCAATGATTTTACGCATGGCGATTCGGTGGTGATTCGTGTAGAAGGAGCGGTGCTGAAAAGAGTGGATGGCATGTTGCAGTTAACGGGTATTACAACGGCTATGATTGATAAGGTGGCTACTAATGTAACTATTCCCATCGGCATGGTTACATCTGATAAAATACTGGCTGCGCCGGGCGATTATGAAAGTACTTTACTGGCTGTTGTAAAAGAAAGCTTTAATCCTTTGCCGCAACCGGGTGATGTGCTGGAAGGGGATAAGGTAATGAATGATAGTTATGGTGAATTAATCTTGCGCACATCGGCTAATGCAACCTTTGCAAAGGAGGAAGCGCCGATAATGGCTAAGTATTATGGGATTGTGTTAAATACAATAGCTGCTGATACGGTATCGCCCCGTTTTTATTTACGTAAGCGTACCGATAAGATGGTATTAAGCTCGGTTATTGAAATTCCTGATATTGTTATTACCGGGTTTATGAGCGATCCTATTGGTACGGATAGCACTTATGAATATATTCAGCTGAAAGCTACGCGCGATGTAAATTTTGCCGAAACGCCTTTTGCGGTGGTAACCTGTAACAATGCCAATGCTTCTACACCTACCGGGTATCCTGCCAATGGATGGGCTACAGGTGGTTTACGCAGCTATAAAATCAACCTTACTTCGGGCTCGGTAAAAAAGAATGAGTTCTTTTATGTAGGATGTCCGTATAAGCGTATTAACGGAGAAAACTCTACCGATATCAGCACCACTGCCAAATGGATCAATGCGTGGAATTATAACTCTAATAACGGCAATAGTTTTGGCACTAAAACCAGTAACCTGCTGGCCAACAGTGGTAATGCTTTTGGTATGGCTGTATTTGCCGGAACTACTGTTACAGAAGCTTCGAAGCCCATAGATGTGATTTTTATTTCCACTGGTGGCAGCATCTATTCTGCGGGTCCTCCTGCAAAAGGATACCGTATCTGTAATAATGACTGGTATGATGTAATCAATCCGCTTTCAGATAGCGGACAGGAACAGCCGTTTTATTTGAATGGCAGCAATACAAAGAACCTGAGCTATAATACCGGTAACCTGGGCATATTTAATATACTGGGTGGGGTGTACAGCACTTCGCTGGGCAGATGGAAAAAAGCAAGATCGCAAGGCAGTATCACACTTACTATTAACGCGCAGTTGAGTGAAATTGAAGCGGGTAACACTACTACTATAGAATAA
- a CDS encoding RpnC/YadD family protein has protein sequence MPNEYDKILRETFKRPKPNLLKLLLEVDVQSIQAFPPKVQQTIIEQEADTVLEVQPVTGSPFILHLEWQSSNDKKMAMRMARYDLLLSYSYEKEVMGAVIYVGKNRLAMNNQCGFYGFHYTCPIIDIRNIPPEVFLSSTDPGEVVLAILTDKATRQGVIQEILRKLRILTEGDEAFFQEKVRHLEILSQLRDNDLQTLLKEEEEHMPIILDIKKDFRYQQGVTEGIQEGGYEKQLEIARNMLKEHFPASMITKLTGIQPETLQELKNKKQID, from the coding sequence ATGCCAAACGAATACGATAAGATACTGCGAGAAACCTTTAAACGCCCCAAACCCAACTTATTAAAATTGCTACTGGAAGTGGATGTACAAAGTATACAAGCCTTCCCTCCCAAAGTACAACAAACCATTATTGAACAGGAAGCCGATACGGTGCTGGAGGTGCAACCGGTAACAGGTTCCCCCTTTATACTCCACCTGGAGTGGCAATCTTCCAACGATAAAAAAATGGCCATGCGAATGGCCCGGTACGACCTGCTGTTGTCATACAGTTATGAAAAAGAAGTAATGGGAGCAGTCATTTATGTGGGCAAAAATCGACTGGCTATGAATAACCAATGTGGTTTTTACGGCTTTCATTACACCTGTCCCATTATTGATATTCGTAATATCCCTCCCGAAGTATTCCTTTCTTCTACCGATCCGGGTGAAGTGGTTCTGGCAATTCTCACAGACAAGGCTACCAGGCAGGGAGTAATACAGGAAATTTTGCGTAAATTGCGTATATTAACGGAAGGAGATGAAGCCTTTTTCCAAGAAAAAGTCAGACATCTTGAAATTTTATCCCAGTTACGGGACAATGATTTACAAACGTTATTAAAAGAAGAGGAGGAGCATATGCCTATTATTCTAGATATAAAAAAAGACTTCCGCTACCAGCAAGGAGTAACAGAGGGGATTCAGGAAGGAGGATATGAAAAGCAACTGGAAATTGCACGTAATATGTTAAAAGAGCACTTCCCCGCTTCAATGATAACGAAACTAACCGGTATTCAACCTGAAACCTTGCAGGAACTAAAGAATAAAAAACAAATAGATTAA
- a CDS encoding calcineurin-like phosphoesterase C-terminal domain-containing protein, which translates to MMDNRRSFLKKLGLAGSLLSAPSLLKASPFAKKGNIDVSSITLRGRVHSKGKGIAGVAVTDGINIAQTDKNGEYELLSNATAQFVYISVPSGYAFPEEKGIAAFYKPISKAAVVKNDFALDKLEVDDRKHHFVVWADPQVKNKSDVEQLVKQSVPDLKELVKSLPAGTLIHGIGCGDLVWDELELFEDYKKAVALTGVPFYNLIGNHDMDLEARTDDLSAHTFKQQFGPTYYSFNRGDIHYVVLDDVFFLGASKNYIGYITENQLQWLEQDLALVKPGSMIVVNLHIPTYTGQGRRMKKKEDEPGGTVANRKQLYKMLAPFKAHIMSGHTHFNDNWEEGDIMEHNHGTVCGAWWTGPICGDGTPAGYGVYEVDGSDIKWYYKGTGMTKDKQLRIYEKGRVKEYPDEISANVWNWDNKWKVEWYEDGVLKGEMQRRVSFDPWAAELYLGPQLPVKRKFVEPNLTDHMFFAKPTGQATKITVKATDRFGNIYEETI; encoded by the coding sequence ATGATGGATAACAGAAGAAGCTTTTTAAAGAAATTAGGTTTAGCAGGTTCCCTGCTTTCTGCGCCTTCTTTATTGAAGGCTTCTCCTTTTGCAAAAAAGGGGAATATAGATGTAAGCAGTATTACGCTGCGTGGCCGTGTACACAGCAAGGGTAAAGGTATTGCAGGTGTGGCGGTTACAGATGGGATTAATATTGCGCAAACCGATAAGAATGGCGAATATGAATTGCTGAGTAATGCTACGGCGCAGTTTGTATACATCAGTGTGCCTTCGGGCTACGCTTTCCCGGAAGAAAAGGGGATAGCGGCGTTTTATAAACCCATTAGCAAAGCGGCTGTGGTAAAGAACGATTTTGCTTTGGATAAGCTGGAGGTGGATGACCGCAAGCATCATTTTGTAGTATGGGCCGATCCGCAGGTGAAAAACAAAAGCGATGTGGAGCAATTGGTAAAGCAGAGTGTACCGGATTTAAAAGAACTGGTAAAATCGTTACCTGCCGGAACGCTGATACATGGCATTGGCTGCGGCGACTTGGTATGGGATGAGCTGGAATTGTTTGAAGATTATAAAAAGGCAGTGGCTTTAACAGGGGTGCCTTTTTACAACCTGATAGGTAATCACGATATGGACCTGGAAGCACGTACTGACGATTTAAGTGCGCATACTTTTAAACAACAATTTGGCCCTACTTACTATTCCTTTAACAGGGGAGATATTCACTATGTAGTACTGGATGATGTGTTTTTTCTGGGGGCCAGTAAAAACTACATCGGCTATATCACCGAAAACCAGCTGCAATGGCTGGAGCAGGATCTGGCGCTGGTAAAACCAGGCAGTATGATAGTGGTAAACCTGCACATTCCTACCTATACCGGCCAGGGCCGTCGTATGAAAAAGAAAGAAGACGAGCCGGGTGGCACTGTAGCCAACAGGAAACAGCTGTATAAAATGCTGGCTCCTTTTAAGGCTCATATTATGAGCGGCCACACGCACTTCAATGATAACTGGGAAGAAGGCGATATTATGGAACATAACCACGGTACGGTATGTGGCGCCTGGTGGACAGGCCCTATTTGCGGCGATGGCACGCCTGCTGGTTATGGAGTGTACGAAGTAGACGGATCGGATATTAAGTGGTACTATAAAGGCACCGGCATGACGAAGGATAAGCAACTGCGTATTTATGAAAAAGGCCGCGTGAAAGAATACCCTGATGAAATATCTGCCAACGTGTGGAACTGGGATAACAAGTGGAAGGTAGAATGGTATGAAGATGGTGTGTTGAAAGGGGAGATGCAGCGCCGTGTATCCTTTGATCCCTGGGCAGCTGAGCTGTATTTAGGTCCGCAACTGCCCGTTAAACGCAAGTTTGTTGAACCCAATCTAACCGATCATATGTTTTTTGCCAAGCCTACCGGCCAAGCCACTAAAATAACCGTCAAAGCGACAGACAGGTTTGGGAATATTTATGAGGAAACGATATAG
- a CDS encoding SusD/RagB family nutrient-binding outer membrane lipoprotein, producing the protein MKKMIYTVAVAVVVMSIAFTSCTKNFTDINTDPNNQTNAQPGQLMAPALVNTLNYNMQRNRNFNNELMQVTVDMSDAEGKVFRYDYRATWADYLYNGWYSELTNFRDMYKLASNPLTANKSYMGISLICQSWIYSMLTDTYGDVPYTEAGEAKDSANYEPAFDSQKNIYLGIFSKLEEANKLLASKVAIDASNDPVYYGDVSKWQKFGNSLYLRLLMRVSGKAEVADTVIKKFKEIVEVKHSDYPTIDSNAESAILRWTGAGPIVSPYMSVREQDFRTPGLGSFFIDNLSRWSDPRIDIPTYGSGGYNRWAIAPYSGSYQGIPSGYSPGENPVKKSYFYSTSTKGATLMSEPLTGMMMNYAELQLILAEAAAKGWISGPASNYYNNGVKSSITLWVPKFTTSITTYLAGIDMDWDDNYTQDQKMELIHLQKYYALFLTDMQQWFEYRRTGHPNLPKGAGLRNNGVMPARMTYPIYILSTNPTNYKKAIANQGPDEISTQVWWQKP; encoded by the coding sequence ATGAAAAAGATGATTTATACAGTAGCTGTTGCGGTGGTGGTAATGAGCATTGCGTTTACCTCCTGCACCAAAAACTTTACAGATATTAATACCGATCCTAACAATCAAACGAACGCACAGCCGGGCCAGCTAATGGCCCCGGCCCTAGTGAATACGTTGAACTATAACATGCAGCGTAACCGCAATTTTAACAATGAGCTGATGCAGGTTACGGTGGATATGAGTGATGCGGAGGGCAAGGTGTTTCGCTACGATTACCGTGCTACCTGGGCAGATTATTTATACAATGGCTGGTACTCGGAGCTAACCAATTTTCGCGATATGTATAAGCTGGCCAGCAACCCGCTTACCGCAAACAAATCGTATATGGGCATTTCGCTTATTTGCCAGTCGTGGATTTATTCCATGCTTACCGATACGTATGGCGATGTGCCTTATACCGAAGCGGGAGAAGCGAAAGACAGTGCTAACTACGAGCCTGCTTTTGATTCGCAAAAAAATATATACCTGGGCATTTTTTCCAAACTGGAAGAAGCGAATAAGCTGTTAGCATCTAAAGTGGCTATTGATGCCTCTAACGACCCGGTGTATTATGGGGATGTATCGAAATGGCAAAAATTTGGCAACTCGCTGTACCTGCGTTTGCTGATGCGCGTTTCGGGTAAGGCAGAAGTGGCCGATACGGTGATTAAGAAGTTTAAAGAGATAGTAGAAGTAAAGCATAGCGATTATCCTACTATTGACAGTAATGCGGAAAGTGCTATCCTGCGCTGGACGGGTGCAGGGCCTATTGTATCGCCTTATATGAGCGTGCGCGAGCAGGATTTCAGAACGCCGGGGCTGGGTAGCTTTTTTATCGATAACCTCAGCCGCTGGAGCGATCCGCGTATTGATATTCCTACCTACGGCAGCGGCGGGTATAACCGTTGGGCTATTGCGCCTTATTCGGGCTCGTACCAGGGCATTCCTTCGGGGTATTCGCCTGGCGAAAACCCGGTGAAAAAATCGTATTTCTATTCTACATCCACCAAGGGGGCCACGTTAATGTCGGAGCCGTTAACGGGTATGATGATGAACTATGCCGAACTGCAGTTGATATTGGCTGAAGCAGCTGCCAAAGGCTGGATCAGCGGCCCGGCTTCCAATTATTATAATAATGGCGTTAAAAGCAGTATCACTTTATGGGTGCCTAAGTTTACTACCTCCATTACTACTTACCTGGCAGGTATTGATATGGACTGGGATGATAATTACACCCAGGATCAGAAGATGGAACTGATTCACCTGCAAAAGTATTACGCTTTGTTTTTAACCGATATGCAGCAGTGGTTTGAATATCGCCGTACCGGGCATCCTAATTTGCCCAAGGGAGCGGGTTTACGTAATAATGGTGTAATGCCTGCGCGTATGACCTACCCGATATACATTTTATCTACTAACCCTACCAATTACAAAAAAGCCATTGCCAACCAGGGGCCGGATGAAATATCAACCCAGGTGTGGTGGCAAAAGCCCTAA
- a CDS encoding tyrosine-protein phosphatase, with product MKKLILLSAILAPALSFAQLQDSAQRLVHMQGAINFRDAGGYTTSNGKHVAWGKVFRSAEISKLTDADLQTFNSKKIHSVIDFRGTKEAAAAPDRLPTGTPYLLCPAGSDSIPSMQQIAALIKSQSGFLTGMYGAPSVKYYGERYKPLFQQLLTMPDTAALLYHCTGGRDRTGMATALFLYALDVPMQTIEADFTASNVYLKPMHDQMFAGMSKAMGLTPEQVKKEMELRPELLQSFFGALKDSYGSVENFMDKELGVGPKELAILKAKYTF from the coding sequence ATGAAAAAACTGATCCTTTTATCCGCCATTCTGGCCCCCGCACTTTCTTTTGCCCAATTACAGGACAGTGCACAACGCCTGGTACACATGCAGGGCGCTATTAACTTCCGCGATGCCGGCGGTTACACCACCAGCAACGGCAAACACGTTGCATGGGGTAAAGTATTCCGCAGCGCCGAAATCAGCAAATTAACCGATGCCGATCTGCAAACCTTTAACAGCAAAAAAATACATTCTGTTATCGATTTCCGCGGCACCAAAGAAGCAGCCGCAGCACCAGACAGGTTACCAACCGGCACTCCTTATTTGTTATGCCCTGCCGGTAGCGACAGCATTCCTTCCATGCAGCAGATAGCGGCTTTAATAAAATCACAAAGCGGCTTCCTCACAGGCATGTATGGCGCACCAAGTGTTAAATACTATGGCGAACGTTATAAGCCGTTATTTCAGCAATTATTAACCATGCCCGACACGGCTGCTCTGTTATACCATTGCACCGGCGGACGCGACAGAACCGGTATGGCTACCGCCTTATTCCTGTATGCACTGGATGTGCCCATGCAAACTATTGAAGCCGATTTCACCGCATCGAATGTTTACCTGAAACCCATGCACGACCAAATGTTTGCAGGTATGTCTAAAGCAATGGGCTTAACTCCCGAGCAGGTGAAAAAAGAAATGGAGCTGCGCCCCGAACTGCTGCAAAGCTTTTTCGGTGCTTTAAAAGACAGCTACGGCTCTGTTGAAAACTTTATGGATAAAGAATTAGGCGTTGGTCCAAAAGAATTGGCTATATTAAAAGCAAAGTATACATTTTAA
- a CDS encoding GNAT family N-acetyltransferase gives MEQLPTLTTERLQLTPFTASDIPVIVQYANNPNVSAYTLNMPYPYAEKDAIYWINSSNQGFQQKNNYLFAVRLKETLEFIGGVGLRVEARFSQAELSYWVAEPFWGQGYITEAAQAAIEFGLKILALNKITAHYIDKNMASGKVMEKCGMQKEGELKEHVCKNGVFHNIIMYGITKTDYASMQSSR, from the coding sequence ATGGAACAACTACCTACTTTAACCACAGAACGCTTGCAATTAACCCCCTTTACAGCAAGCGATATTCCTGTTATCGTCCAATACGCCAACAACCCCAATGTTTCGGCCTATACGCTCAACATGCCCTACCCCTATGCAGAGAAAGATGCCATTTACTGGATCAATTCATCTAACCAGGGCTTTCAACAAAAAAACAATTACCTGTTCGCTGTTCGCTTAAAAGAAACCCTGGAGTTTATTGGTGGCGTAGGCTTGCGCGTAGAAGCCCGGTTTTCCCAGGCAGAATTAAGCTACTGGGTTGCTGAGCCTTTTTGGGGCCAGGGCTATATTACAGAAGCAGCACAGGCAGCCATTGAGTTCGGCCTTAAGATACTCGCTCTAAACAAAATTACCGCCCACTACATTGATAAAAACATGGCTTCCGGCAAAGTGATGGAAAAATGCGGCATGCAAAAAGAAGGAGAACTGAAAGAGCATGTTTGCAAAAACGGCGTGTTTCATAACATCATCATGTATGGTATTACAAAAACAGATTATGCAAGTATGCAAAGCTCGCGGTAA